One stretch of Lacrimispora sphenoides DNA includes these proteins:
- a CDS encoding putative ABC transporter permease, translating to MKGMKTLSQLNLKQLPLNFCKCGVTGWCLEVIFTSTESILRQDWRLMGQTSLLMFPIYGCGALLGPIGDLIDRWVNPGSGFTAKRADLAIRHGFLYMVLIFVAEYIAGSLLRGRGMCPWDYTGRNSNIDGLIRLDFAPLWFATGLLFEQITKKKGG from the coding sequence ATGAAGGGTATGAAAACACTATCACAACTAAACTTAAAACAACTGCCACTTAATTTCTGCAAATGCGGGGTGACAGGTTGGTGCCTGGAGGTTATCTTTACCTCCACGGAATCCATTTTGCGCCAAGACTGGCGGCTTATGGGGCAGACGTCCCTATTAATGTTTCCTATTTATGGCTGCGGAGCACTTTTAGGTCCCATAGGAGATCTTATTGACCGGTGGGTGAATCCCGGTTCAGGATTTACGGCAAAGAGAGCGGATCTTGCTATCCGCCATGGATTTCTTTACATGGTTCTCATTTTTGTGGCGGAATATATTGCCGGCTCCCTTTTGCGGGGCAGAGGGATGTGCCCGTGGGATTATACGGGGCGAAACTCCAACATAGACGGACTGATCCGTCTGGACTTTGCACCGCTGTGGTTTGCCACAGGACTGTTGTTCGAACAAATTACAAAAAAGAAAGGCGGGTAG
- a CDS encoding ATP-binding protein gives MKSQELILYRNLNHRELFDKIAGLLSLESGSERETMPDSYACAGQLIELAASYGFEGNLWHCFLSFCLANNENAYSTSCEIVGPIEGTLNELVAHDFRVIKELFDHDIRKLDRLNRGQGIWTALSDYRTADGSSKIYNKRIRDQIVALAVALEEAEDETVFASVITEFYRRFGVGKFGLNKAFRIEEAVGEPQILPITSIEHVHLDDIIGYQLQKQKLIENTEAFLNGRAANNVLLFGDSGTGKSSSIKAVLNEYYDRGLRIIEVYKHQFKSLSKVQEQVKDRNYKFIIYMDDLSFEDSELEYKYLKAIIEGGLGKKPGNVLIYATSNRRHLIREKFSDKRELDDDLHNNDTVQEKLSLVARFGVTIYYGSPDRREFQEIVGALAARSDINMSLEELYAKANIWELNHGGLSGRTASQFITHLLGTTEKKDLDI, from the coding sequence ATGAAATCCCAGGAATTGATTTTGTACCGTAATTTGAATCATCGTGAACTTTTTGACAAGATCGCCGGGCTTTTGAGCCTGGAATCGGGGTCGGAAAGAGAAACAATGCCGGATTCCTATGCCTGCGCCGGTCAGCTCATTGAGCTGGCGGCTTCCTATGGCTTTGAGGGGAATCTCTGGCATTGTTTTTTATCATTCTGCCTTGCAAACAATGAAAATGCCTATAGTACCTCCTGTGAGATCGTAGGCCCCATCGAAGGGACTTTAAATGAACTGGTTGCTCATGATTTCCGGGTCATAAAGGAATTGTTTGATCATGACATCCGAAAACTGGACCGTTTAAATCGGGGACAGGGGATATGGACCGCCCTTTCCGATTACCGGACAGCAGACGGCAGCAGTAAGATCTATAATAAGAGGATCAGGGACCAGATTGTTGCCCTGGCCGTTGCCTTGGAAGAAGCTGAGGATGAGACTGTTTTTGCTTCTGTGATAACAGAGTTTTACCGCAGGTTCGGAGTAGGGAAGTTCGGCCTTAATAAAGCCTTCCGCATCGAGGAGGCAGTCGGCGAGCCTCAGATCCTTCCTATCACCAGCATTGAACATGTCCATTTAGATGACATCATCGGCTACCAACTCCAAAAGCAGAAGCTGATCGAAAATACGGAGGCTTTCTTAAACGGGCGGGCTGCCAATAACGTCCTGCTGTTCGGCGACAGCGGAACCGGAAAATCCTCCAGCATTAAGGCCGTGCTCAATGAATATTATGACAGAGGGCTTCGGATCATCGAGGTCTATAAGCATCAATTCAAATCTCTTTCAAAGGTCCAGGAACAGGTGAAGGATCGGAATTACAAATTTATTATTTACATGGATGACTTATCCTTTGAGGATTCTGAATTGGAGTATAAGTATTTAAAGGCGATCATTGAAGGCGGCCTTGGGAAAAAACCGGGTAATGTGCTGATTTATGCCACTTCCAACCGCAGACATCTCATACGGGAAAAATTCAGTGACAAGAGGGAGCTGGATGATGACTTACATAATAATGACACCGTCCAGGAAAAGCTTTCCCTGGTGGCCCGTTTTGGTGTAACCATCTATTACGGCTCGCCGGACAGAAGAGAGTTCCAGGAGATCGTAGGGGCGCTGGCCGCCCGCAGCGATATAAACATGTCTCTGGAAGAATTGTATGCAAAAGCAAATATATGGGAACTAAACCACGGAGGCTTATCAGGCAGAACGGCAAGCCAGTTTATTACACACCTTTTGGGAACAACTGAAAAGAAAGACTTGGATATTTAA
- a CDS encoding lysophospholipid acyltransferase family protein — translation MIRFILVAATVIIFLILSIPVIIFEWLTGKKDRRQRDIQSLAVVQWIFRIILHMAGVSITVKGKENIPSDRAVLYVGNHRSYFDILVGYVTVPDLMGFVAKKEMEKIPLLSTWMKYVNCLFLDRKNLKEGLKTILIGIDQVKRGVSVWIFPEGTRNREESPLDLIPFKEGSLKIAEKSGCPVVPVAITGTAEVFERQFPRMLPSQVTIEFGKPFYTKELEPEFRKFPGAYVENQIKAMLEAELKSQGKISDRA, via the coding sequence ATGATACGTTTTATTCTTGTAGCAGCAACAGTCATCATATTTTTGATTTTAAGCATTCCGGTCATTATATTTGAATGGCTGACCGGTAAAAAGGACCGCCGCCAGCGGGATATCCAGAGCCTGGCGGTGGTCCAATGGATTTTTCGGATCATTCTTCATATGGCAGGCGTGAGCATTACGGTTAAGGGTAAGGAGAATATACCTTCAGACCGGGCCGTTTTGTACGTTGGAAATCACAGGAGCTATTTTGATATTCTTGTAGGTTATGTGACGGTTCCCGACCTTATGGGATTCGTGGCAAAAAAAGAAATGGAGAAGATTCCTCTGCTTTCCACCTGGATGAAGTATGTAAATTGTCTGTTTCTAGACAGGAAGAATTTAAAAGAAGGCTTAAAGACCATTCTCATAGGAATCGATCAGGTAAAACGAGGTGTTTCCGTCTGGATCTTCCCGGAAGGTACCAGGAACCGGGAGGAGAGTCCCTTAGATCTCATTCCTTTTAAGGAAGGAAGCCTTAAAATTGCGGAAAAAAGCGGCTGCCCGGTAGTACCGGTTGCAATTACCGGAACAGCGGAAGTGTTTGAACGGCAATTTCCCCGCATGCTTCCCTCTCAGGTGACGATTGAATTTGGCAAGCCCTTTTATACAAAGGAATTGGAACCGGAGTTTCGGAAATTCCCAGGCGCTTATGTAGAGAATCAGATAAAGGCCATGCTGGAAGCAGAACTGAAAAGCCAGGGAAAGATTTCTGACAGGGCTTAA
- the cls gene encoding cardiolipin synthase: protein METMFLQAVDIWNWLIDHLIYINLILSIIIVFFQRRDPKAVWTWLLALYFVPVFGILVYLLLGQDMRKGKMFRIKEVEDRVRYSAKNQEEFLKSHDISLVSSLSRDYEDLVLYNLETSGSVLTVDNTVEIFTDGEEKFKDLRMELSNATHFIHLQYYIIKDDEVFDSIIPILIERARAGVEVRILCDGMGGRFMRKDKWNQLKENGVKIGIFFPPILGRLQLRVNYRNHRKIVVIDNRVGYVGGFNIGREYISKDTRFGYWRDTHLKLQGGSVLSLQIRFALDWNYATGENLFRNMKYFCEDEDGSCLDFLGVVDINDERKHLGIQIIASGPDARSRQIRDNYIRLFSKARDHIYIQTPYFVPDDAVLTALSVAARSGVDVRLMIPCKPDHPFVYWASYSYVGDLISAGARCYTYENGFLHSKGVMTDGKVSSYGTANMDIRSFELNFEVNAVIYDEETTRRLEALFLEDLKVCKEITREVYEERSLFIRIKEQGSRLLSPLL from the coding sequence ATGGAAACGATGTTTTTACAGGCAGTTGATATTTGGAACTGGCTGATTGATCATCTGATTTATATCAACCTGATTCTATCAATTATTATCGTGTTTTTTCAGCGCCGTGATCCCAAAGCAGTCTGGACCTGGCTCCTGGCCCTGTATTTTGTTCCTGTATTCGGTATTCTTGTTTATCTGCTTTTGGGCCAGGATATGCGAAAGGGCAAGATGTTCCGGATTAAGGAAGTGGAAGACCGGGTGCGTTATTCCGCAAAAAACCAGGAAGAATTTTTAAAAAGCCATGATATCAGCCTGGTATCGTCTTTGTCCCGTGACTATGAGGATCTTGTGCTGTATAATCTGGAGACTTCCGGATCTGTGCTGACCGTTGACAACACGGTTGAGATTTTTACGGACGGGGAAGAAAAATTTAAAGACTTGAGAATGGAGCTTTCCAATGCAACCCATTTTATTCATTTGCAGTATTATATTATTAAAGACGATGAAGTGTTTGACTCCATAATTCCCATCCTCATAGAGCGTGCCAGAGCAGGAGTTGAAGTGCGCATTCTCTGCGACGGTATGGGGGGGCGTTTCATGCGTAAGGACAAATGGAACCAGCTCAAGGAAAACGGGGTAAAGATAGGGATCTTTTTCCCGCCCATACTAGGCAGGCTTCAGCTTCGTGTAAACTACAGAAACCACAGAAAGATCGTGGTCATTGACAACAGGGTCGGATATGTGGGAGGCTTCAACATCGGCCGGGAATATATTTCAAAGGATACCAGGTTCGGTTATTGGAGAGATACCCATTTAAAGCTGCAGGGAGGGTCTGTGCTAAGCCTTCAGATCCGCTTTGCTCTGGACTGGAATTATGCGACAGGAGAAAACCTGTTCCGTAATATGAAATATTTTTGTGAAGATGAAGACGGAAGTTGTCTGGATTTCCTTGGCGTGGTTGACATAAATGACGAGAGAAAACATCTTGGAATCCAGATCATTGCAAGCGGCCCGGATGCAAGGAGCCGACAGATCCGGGATAATTATATCCGGCTCTTTTCAAAGGCCAGGGATCATATCTACATCCAGACACCTTATTTCGTGCCTGATGATGCTGTGCTTACCGCTTTGTCAGTAGCTGCCCGTTCCGGTGTTGATGTAAGGCTGATGATCCCCTGTAAGCCGGATCATCCTTTTGTTTACTGGGCTTCCTATTCCTATGTGGGGGATTTAATATCTGCCGGGGCCAGGTGCTATACCTATGAAAACGGGTTTCTCCATTCCAAGGGGGTTATGACCGACGGAAAGGTCAGCTCTTATGGCACTGCCAATATGGATATCCGAAGCTTTGAGCTAAATTTTGAAGTAAATGCGGTAATCTACGACGAGGAGACGACCCGCAGGCTGGAAGCTCTGTTCCTGGAGGACCTAAAGGTGTGCAAAGAGATCACAAGAGAGGTGTATGAAGAGAGGAGTCTTTTCATTCGGATCAAGGAACAGGGGAGCAGATTGTTGTCTCCTCTATTATAG
- the pheA gene encoding prephenate dehydratase, which translates to MKTLDLQEIRKQLDGIDREIVSLFEKRMALSGQVAEYKIETGKQVYDKEREQQKIEAVTGMVEDEFHKHAVRELFTQMMTISRHFQYKLMAEHGLKAEYDFRPVKSLPVNHARVVYQGVEGAYTHEAALKYFGADADIYHVDSWEDAMKEVEAGAADYAVLPIENSSAGAVTHNYDLLIKYHNYIVAETFLSVDHALLGLSEAKEGDIQTVFSHPQALMQCSEFLNANRDWRQISVENTAIAAKKVFEDGDPSQAAVASEIAGEIYGLKVLKSSINHNKNNTTRFIILSKEPVYREDAGKISISFELPHKSGSLYNMLSNFIYNGVSMMMIESRPILGRNWEYRFFIDIEGNLSDASIQNALKGISEEGSNMRVLGNY; encoded by the coding sequence ATGAAGACATTGGATTTACAGGAAATCAGAAAACAGCTTGACGGGATTGACCGAGAGATTGTTTCGTTATTTGAAAAGCGGATGGCGCTTAGCGGCCAGGTGGCCGAATATAAGATTGAAACAGGTAAGCAGGTTTATGACAAGGAAAGGGAGCAGCAGAAGATCGAGGCTGTGACCGGTATGGTGGAAGATGAATTCCATAAACATGCGGTAAGGGAGCTGTTCACTCAGATGATGACGATCAGCCGCCATTTCCAGTACAAGCTTATGGCGGAACACGGACTTAAGGCGGAATATGATTTCCGACCGGTAAAGAGTCTTCCAGTCAATCATGCACGGGTGGTGTATCAGGGAGTGGAAGGCGCCTACACCCACGAGGCAGCACTAAAATATTTTGGGGCCGATGCAGATATATACCATGTGGACTCCTGGGAAGATGCCATGAAAGAGGTGGAGGCAGGAGCAGCTGATTATGCGGTTCTGCCCATTGAGAATTCCTCTGCAGGGGCGGTCACCCATAATTATGACTTACTTATAAAATATCACAATTACATTGTGGCGGAAACCTTCCTTTCCGTAGACCATGCGCTGCTTGGGCTTTCGGAGGCAAAGGAGGGGGACATCCAAACGGTGTTTTCCCACCCCCAGGCCCTTATGCAGTGCTCTGAATTTTTAAATGCCAACAGGGACTGGAGGCAGATCAGTGTGGAGAATACTGCCATAGCAGCCAAAAAGGTCTTTGAGGATGGCGATCCGTCCCAGGCGGCGGTGGCCAGTGAGATCGCAGGGGAAATTTACGGGCTGAAGGTTTTAAAATCTTCCATCAACCATAATAAAAACAATACGACCCGGTTCATCATCCTGTCAAAGGAGCCGGTATACCGGGAAGATGCGGGAAAAATAAGCATAAGCTTTGAACTGCCCCATAAGAGCGGTTCTCTTTATAATATGCTGAGCAATTTTATCTATAACGGGGTCAGCATGATGATGATCGAGTCCAGGCCCATTCTTGGAAGGAACTGGGAATACCGGTTTTTCATAGATATTGAAGGGAATTTAAGTGATGCTTCCATTCAGAATGCCTTAAAGGGAATCTCTGAAGAGGGAAGCAATATGAGGGTTTTGGGAAATTATTAG
- a CDS encoding DUF4250 domain-containing protein has product MFNIPKDPVMLLSYVNTQLRDYYPSLEECCHSLGIQENDLTLSLAAIDYHYNRERNQFV; this is encoded by the coding sequence ATGTTTAATATACCTAAAGATCCGGTGATGCTGCTAAGCTATGTCAATACTCAGTTAAGAGATTATTATCCTTCTCTTGAGGAATGCTGCCATAGTCTTGGGATCCAGGAGAATGACCTGACCCTTTCTCTGGCTGCGATTGATTATCATTATAACAGGGAGAGAAATCAGTTTGTATAA